ATTTCGGACAAAATCCGCAGGATTTTGACGAATGACACTTGCGCCTCGGCCGCGCTCGACAAGCTCGCGCGGGGCAAAACCCAAAAATTTCCTATCATTTTTATTTGCGGCTCCCCCCACACCCCCCGCCGCGAAGCGGAAATTTTGAAAGGAAGGAAATTTTTGGTTTTGCTGCCGCCGCTTCACTCCTCCAAAAAGGCTATAAGTGTAGTTTAGCATTTCTGCCAGTTTTACGCCCGCCTTTTCTCCGTCGTTTGCGTCGGCCCGAGGCGCTCCCGTCTCCGCGTTTTGTGGTAACTCGATAGTCCGCTCACACTTCGCAAGCACCTCGCACTGGCCGCTCACATTCGTTCGCGATGCCTGCTCGGCGTTGCTTCGTGTTCGCATGTGACTTCGGCGGTGTCCGTAGTAACTCTTTGTGCTTGCCCCACCCTCCCAGTGCGCGCACAAACTAAATTTTGCGTTTTGGGAGAAATTGTAAACGCAAAATTTAGCTCCCTCACTTCTTTTTTCTAGGATCAAGATGTTCTGGACCCTGCCATTCTCCACCATGTTCAAATGAATATATTGCCCCGTAAGCAAAATCTTTGCGTGTGAGTTCGGTTTTATCTTTGATTCCAAAATCAAAAAACACAAAAGTCGGGATTTCATGAGTGGCTTGCGGGTTCTCAAATGGTGGCAAAATAAATTCAAAAGCAACAGGCACCCCATCCCTATAACGTCGCCGAAACTCTGGAAAGTACGATGTCGGTCCCACCGCACACCTTTTGCCGAGAACAAAAGTAACGTGCTCTTCGGCAACCTCGTCTTCGAGAGAAGTTTGTCGAAGTTCTTGTTTTGCTTTGTCAAAGAAACCTCTTGCCATTGGTCTTTTCGGGTTTGGATAACAAAGGAATATATATTCGTCTGACTTAGTTGCCACAATTCTAATCTGCACATTCTTATCTTCATCTTTGTAAGAATTGTTTGTCCATTGTAGAAACAAGCTCGCGATTTTTTTGGCATAATCAAGGTCAGAGATCATCATAGAAACCAAGGGGATATCATACTCTCGGTTTGGCGGAGATGCATAACCGAAACCAATGCCAAGCCATTTGTTATTATCAATTTCAAAATCAGGTAACGCATGAATAAACACCATAGGGTGCATGAAAACAGTTTTCTCAATGACTAAGGTAATTAGGTATATAGCGAGTCCAAACAAAAAAGCTACCCATACCGACCCAAACACGATAAAGGCCGACAGTAAACCTACGACAGTAAAAATATATTTCAAAAATCGCACCTTTTTGCGCTGATGATTTGGTATGACAATGCGAAAAGATTTGCCGTCTTTTCTAATTTGGTATCTTGCGCGAATACGATTAAAGAAAAGCGTAATACGTCGCCGTATATGCCTGAACTTTGAATATAAAGTCATTTGCTTAAATCAAAAACATCCCAGCCCTTGAGGGATGAATCGTACGAATATTTAGCGTTGCGGTTAATTTTCCAGCCGTTTGGTCCGTCTTGAACGGCAATGCCGCCGTCAAAGCCCTTTCTGCCTTTTAGCCACGCTTGCAGGGCTTCCGCCTTGTATTTCGTGTCATTGCTCTCGGCAGTAATTCCGGCCTTTGTATCAACAATCAAAACGCCGTTTTTCGTCTTTACGATCCAGTCAGGATAAAAGAGTTTTTCCTTGTTCTCGTCGGGATTGTAAAAGGAAATTGAAAAGTGTTCGCTTCCGGTGTCGCCGTTTTTATGCCACCAAATAACACTTTTGTTTTTGGGAGATTCGAGGAAATCAATAAATTTTCTCTCATTGTTTGTACCTCCAAATAATCCAGCAGGGATTTTTTCAAACCAAAACGGCTCCATTGCGGACTTCTTAACATTCAGCTCCTCATATTGGTCGGTGAAGAATAACGCCTCGCGCGGTATTACAATATGCTCCACGCGCTTCGCGCGTGCCGCCTTTTTATTTACTTCCTGCTCGCGGAGTGGACGATATGCCAAAAGCGCGTCGCCAATGACTGGCGCAAGTGCACCTGCCTCGCTTACCAAGTCGTTCACGATAATTTTGTAAGCGTCAGCGCGAGAAATTTTGAGTTTCTCCATCAGGTAAATATTCAGCGCGGTCTTGAGTTTTCCCCACGAACGCTCCGGCGCGAATTTACGGTTTTCGTCGGTTTGCTTGGCGACAATTTTGAAGCACAACAAGTTATACAGCCGTTCAAGGTCGTGGCGGGACATTTCCTCGTCATAACTTCCGCCCTCCTCAAACAGCTCTTTGGTGAAATTGTCGTAATCATCAATTTCCACGCCGACAATCAAGCCGTTTGTTACTTTCGGCTTTAGATTGAGATTCTTGGTGTCAAATTTTTTGTCCGCCACTTGCTTGAATGTCATCTGGAAAGAATCGCCCAAGTCGTTATAGTCCGCGCGTGTCATAAAGACAGATTCCAGCTTTAGCGGCTCAACATTCTTTTTGCGATAACTGCCATTGATCGCCGGACGATTTTCGGTTTTGGATTTAGCATATTCCGCCAAAACTTCATTGCGCTTGTAGTTGGTGTAGAGATAACCAAGATTGAGTTCGGGATGGGCAAAATGCATTCCGAATGGCATACGCAAAATGCGCCCGACGGTCTGTATCGCAAAAGTCGGATTCTTAATTTCGCGGAACATCACCAAGACACCTGCGCGCGGACAATCCCAACCCGTCGCGGCGGCTTGCTTGAACAAAAGGAACGACACCGGCGAATTGCTTTTCTCCAAGTCCTCTAGATTTTCTTTTTCTTTGGATAGCCAAACGGCAATCTCGTCGCTCTTTACGCCTTTGCGTTTTAGATACTCCAACACAATCGTTTGTTTGGTTGTATCACCGGTTTCCTTTGTCGCTTGGTCGTCATTCGGGAGCTGAATCAAAACAAGCGGATTGACTTCAATACCTAGTTTCTTGTACAGCTCAATCAACTCTAGTCGTTTGTTATAAGCAAGCTCCAAAAGCATTTCGTCTTGGTCGAGTTTCTTGACCGCTTTTTGCTTCAAATCTTCCTCTGTTTGAAATATAATTTTTTCTTTAATCAGTCCCGCCTCAACAACATCGTTTCGCTTAACTTCAACATATCCGGCGGTGTCGGCGCGAGTAGGGATGTATTTCGGCGTGGCCGACACGCGGAGCGTAATTTTTGGTTTGATAAGACCCTCAACGACTTCCAGTGCAAGGTCGGTGTCGCTTCCGATATGTTCCTCATCAATAATTACCACAATCTTGCGCCCCGCTTCGTGCGTTTCGTTGATGAAGTTATCAAAAGTCAGTCCTTGCTCGTTTTCGCGGCGCAATTTTCGGCTATCTTTGCTTTTGCCTTTAATTTTCTGCCAGTTTATAAAAAAGACATCGTTTTGGCGTAGCTTCTCGCGCGATAGGTCATTGAGGTCAATTAAATCAAGCTCGCTCGCGCCGCCATAG
This region of Candidatus Spechtbacteria bacterium genomic DNA includes:
- a CDS encoding DEAD/DEAH box helicase family protein, producing MFALKPFQETAISQLKDEFLSLWKLPNQNIPLVLKSPTGSGKTIMLAQFLRDIVSDPRFAGNDVAFVWFSFSEDSYEQSKKKLFDYYGGASELDLIDLNDLSREKLRQNDVFFINWQKIKGKSKDSRKLRRENEQGLTFDNFINETHEAGRKIVVIIDEEHIGSDTDLALEVVEGLIKPKITLRVSATPKYIPTRADTAGYVEVKRNDVVEAGLIKEKIIFQTEEDLKQKAVKKLDQDEMLLELAYNKRLELIELYKKLGIEVNPLVLIQLPNDDQATKETGDTTKQTIVLEYLKRKGVKSDEIAVWLSKEKENLEDLEKSNSPVSFLLFKQAAATGWDCPRAGVLVMFREIKNPTFAIQTVGRILRMPFGMHFAHPELNLGYLYTNYKRNEVLAEYAKSKTENRPAINGSYRKKNVEPLKLESVFMTRADYNDLGDSFQMTFKQVADKKFDTKNLNLKPKVTNGLIVGVEIDDYDNFTKELFEEGGSYDEEMSRHDLERLYNLLCFKIVAKQTDENRKFAPERSWGKLKTALNIYLMEKLKISRADAYKIIVNDLVSEAGALAPVIGDALLAYRPLREQEVNKKAARAKRVEHIVIPREALFFTDQYEELNVKKSAMEPFWFEKIPAGLFGGTNNERKFIDFLESPKNKSVIWWHKNGDTGSEHFSISFYNPDENKEKLFYPDWIVKTKNGVLIVDTKAGITAESNDTKYKAEALQAWLKGRKGFDGGIAVQDGPNGWKINRNAKYSYDSSLKGWDVFDLSK